Proteins co-encoded in one Methanosarcinales archaeon Met12 genomic window:
- a CDS encoding nucleotide-binding protein — protein MQKEEKVGAVLLIVALLSLAVIYFVITIPIDVERLSDESKLDDKVYAEGLVMDKRMTRTGGHLILSIKMDVGTINIFAHRESGAAEIDEKVREGDRIRAYGILDEFRGERQIRIQSGGDITVL, from the coding sequence ATGCAAAAAGAGGAAAAAGTAGGTGCGGTGTTACTTATAGTGGCACTTTTATCGCTTGCCGTAATTTACTTTGTCATTACCATACCAATCGATGTGGAGCGCCTTTCGGACGAGTCCAAACTCGATGACAAGGTATATGCAGAGGGGCTGGTGATGGACAAGCGGATGACCAGAACAGGAGGACACCTCATTTTGAGCATCAAAATGGATGTTGGTACTATAAATATATTCGCCCATCGCGAGTCGGGTGCAGCTGAAATTGACGAAAAGGTGCGCGAGGGAGACCGAATCCGCGCATACGGCATATTAGACGAATTTAGAGGCGAAAGACAGATAAGAATTCAAAGCGGAGGAGATATAACCGTTCTGTGA
- a CDS encoding non-histone chromosomal MC1 family protein, whose product MVNRPTKNFGLIENGREVGTFSGYQPRDAALKCASRGKTNIMLREKGTKRLHVFKGFREKVRAPSGAPSWLPSMVWKPNVKKIGVRHLKYNQLSRNPFGLLR is encoded by the coding sequence ATGGTAAATAGACCTACAAAGAATTTTGGTTTGATAGAAAATGGAAGAGAAGTTGGAACATTCAGTGGATATCAACCACGAGATGCTGCCCTGAAGTGCGCAAGCAGGGGAAAGACAAACATAATGCTCAGGGAGAAGGGCACGAAAAGACTTCACGTATTTAAGGGATTCAGGGAAAAAGTCAGAGCTCCAAGCGGTGCCCCGAGCTGGTTGCCCTCCATGGTTTGGAAACCCAATGTCAAAAAAATCGGTGTTCGACATTTGAAGTACAACCAATTATCGAGAAATCCATTTGGGCTTCTACGATAG
- a CDS encoding tripartite tricarboxylate transporter permease, which translates to MASVLLGCILGTITGLIPGLHVNNVALLLVAMSPSLLVHGISPIYIVVIILATSIAHTFLDFVPSIFLGAPEADTALAVLPGHRMLLEGRGVEAVRLSALGSAGSVTVALLLVAPLSMLVYHIYPVLHQHMGWILLTIVLLMIGSESGEMVEGQGSLAHLKYKGYAILVFLLSGVLGILAFIGDGLMDPLLPMGTPAILFPLFCGLFGASMLSISLITRSVIPAQTEVVEFDLPSRNIVRGVFTGSIAGSLVAWLPGISSAVATVIIRLAIREDNDGDSAREFIVAVSGVNTANAIFSLIALYIIHRPRSGAMVAVNEILNPATWDVSLVVLFLAVIVSVSIISYFVTISVGERISKALSRLNYQRISATVLMCLCVMVILTTGLFGMIVFATATAIGMIPSYFKVRKSHAMGVLLFPLILFFFGIFRW; encoded by the coding sequence TTGGCATCGGTTCTTCTGGGATGCATACTTGGCACCATCACTGGACTAATTCCTGGCCTTCATGTCAATAATGTCGCGTTGCTGCTCGTGGCTATGTCTCCATCCCTGCTGGTGCATGGTATTTCGCCGATTTATATCGTCGTTATAATCCTCGCAACTTCGATTGCACATACGTTTCTGGATTTCGTCCCTTCGATATTTTTGGGTGCTCCTGAAGCAGACACCGCACTGGCAGTCCTGCCAGGACACCGTATGCTATTAGAGGGCAGAGGCGTCGAAGCGGTCAGACTATCTGCACTCGGTAGTGCGGGTTCTGTGACCGTGGCGCTGCTGTTAGTGGCACCATTAAGCATGCTGGTATATCATATTTATCCCGTCCTCCACCAGCACATGGGCTGGATTCTTCTGACGATCGTCCTGCTTATGATCGGGTCAGAATCAGGAGAGATGGTCGAAGGGCAGGGCTCGCTTGCGCATCTCAAATACAAGGGATATGCCATACTTGTTTTTCTGTTATCTGGGGTACTCGGCATTCTCGCATTTATCGGAGATGGGCTGATGGACCCCTTGTTGCCCATGGGTACGCCGGCTATATTGTTTCCACTGTTCTGTGGATTGTTTGGGGCGAGCATGCTCTCTATAAGTCTCATTACGCGATCGGTCATCCCTGCCCAGACGGAGGTGGTGGAGTTCGACCTTCCAAGCCGAAATATCGTGAGGGGAGTGTTCACTGGAAGTATAGCTGGGTCGTTGGTGGCGTGGCTGCCGGGCATATCATCAGCAGTTGCGACGGTGATAATACGACTGGCGATTCGAGAAGATAATGATGGAGATTCCGCGAGGGAATTTATCGTCGCAGTCAGTGGAGTTAACACGGCAAACGCCATTTTCAGTTTAATAGCATTGTATATCATTCATCGGCCCAGAAGTGGTGCCATGGTCGCGGTCAACGAGATTTTGAATCCTGCCACATGGGATGTTTCATTAGTGGTGCTATTTTTAGCCGTTATCGTTAGTGTTTCCATAATATCCTATTTCGTGACCATTTCAGTAGGAGAGCGAATTTCCAAAGCGCTGTCACGCCTAAACTACCAAAGAATCAGCGCAACGGTTCTAATGTGTCTTTGCGTGATGGTGATTCTAACCACTGGTTTATTTGGGATGATAGTATTCGCAACTGCGACCGCGATTGGGATGATTCCATCTTATTTTAAGGTCAGAAAAAGCCATGCAATGGGCGTATTACTGTTTCCGTTAATACTATTCTTTTTTGGAATATTTAGATGGTGA
- a CDS encoding zinc metalloprotease HtpX produces MWLQIRMYLLLGLMFAIIYALVVVVGTMMGIGNFFFFAVLASFFLFIQYMIGPRMVDWSMRIQYVSEKEHPELHRMVAEQAQRAGIPKPKVGIAKIQIPNAFAFGRSIRDGRVCVTDGIIRLLTKDELKAVIGHEIAHIKNRDVAVITLISIIPMICWYIAWSMMFSGGQRGNTIAIGIFAFVLYFITNLLVMYGSRIREYYADLGSVKFGNDPHLLASALYKLSYGNARVAKETLKQVEGNKAFFISDPSRAWNEIRELKQIDKDMSGCVDRNELMLLRSKKVHVSTTDKLMELLSTHPNMLKRINHLSSLT; encoded by the coding sequence ATGTGGTTGCAAATACGGATGTACCTCTTACTGGGATTGATGTTCGCCATCATCTACGCACTAGTCGTAGTTGTAGGAACTATGATGGGCATAGGCAACTTTTTCTTCTTTGCTGTTTTAGCATCGTTCTTCCTCTTCATCCAGTACATGATCGGTCCCAGGATGGTCGACTGGTCAATGCGCATCCAATATGTATCTGAGAAGGAGCATCCAGAATTGCACAGAATGGTTGCAGAGCAGGCTCAACGGGCAGGAATCCCAAAGCCAAAGGTAGGAATAGCTAAAATCCAGATTCCAAATGCCTTTGCATTCGGCAGATCGATTAGAGACGGCAGGGTTTGCGTTACCGATGGCATCATCAGATTGCTAACAAAGGATGAGCTGAAGGCAGTGATAGGTCATGAGATTGCCCACATCAAGAACAGAGACGTCGCAGTTATCACGTTGATTAGCATAATTCCAATGATCTGCTGGTACATTGCCTGGAGCATGATGTTCTCAGGAGGTCAGCGAGGCAATACGATAGCCATCGGAATCTTTGCATTTGTGCTTTATTTCATTACTAATCTGTTGGTGATGTATGGCTCCAGAATTCGTGAGTATTATGCGGATTTGGGCAGCGTTAAATTCGGAAACGACCCTCACCTGCTCGCATCCGCCCTGTACAAATTATCCTACGGGAATGCGAGAGTCGCAAAGGAGACGTTAAAACAGGTCGAAGGGAACAAAGCATTCTTCATCAGCGACCCTTCCAGGGCATGGAATGAGATTAGAGAGTTAAAGCAGATAGACAAGGATATGAGCGGATGTGTCGACAGAAACGAGTTGATGCTGCTCAGGAGTAAAAAGGTACACGTCAGCACGACCGATAAGCTGATGGAGTTGCTTAGCACCCATCCAAATATGTTAAAGCGAATCAATCACCTGTCTTCGCTTACATAA
- a CDS encoding PIN domain-containing protein, whose amino-acid sequence MRRKMRVYMDTSVISALFDERNPGRVSLTEAFFAEIGNFETFISEITVAEIERTPDIELRGKMKDTVSRFSVLSLTDDVEWIASEYIRHGAVPEGYTEDAYHIAIAVISEVDYLLSWNFKHIVRRKTRDIVRMVNTLNNLRQIEIMTPAELL is encoded by the coding sequence ATGAGAAGAAAAATGAGAGTATATATGGATACTTCGGTAATTTCAGCGCTATTTGATGAAAGGAATCCAGGGAGAGTATCACTCACAGAAGCTTTTTTCGCAGAAATAGGAAACTTTGAGACTTTCATCTCCGAAATTACGGTTGCTGAGATTGAACGCACTCCCGACATAGAACTCCGAGGCAAAATGAAGGATACAGTATCACGATTTTCAGTGCTCTCTTTAACCGATGACGTTGAATGGATAGCCAGCGAGTATATCCGCCATGGTGCGGTTCCTGAAGGTTACACCGAGGATGCCTACCATATTGCCATCGCTGTTATAAGCGAGGTTGACTATCTTTTGAGTTGGAACTTCAAACACATAGTGAGGAGGAAAACGAGAGACATAGTGAGGATGGTAAATACTTTAAATAACCTGAGACAAATAGAGATTATGACACCTGCGGAATTGCTATAG
- a CDS encoding pyridoxal phosphate-dependent aminotransferase codes for MPSERVNRIEESATLRISDLANKLKRAGKDVISFSVGEPDFVTPQHIIDAAKKALDEGRTHYTPSAGIPELREAIANKFKENGISVSPNEVIVTPGAKQAIFEAVLSILGDGDEVILFDPAWVSYESCIKLAGARPAWIKTGEEKGFVPDDFLESISRKTKLIIVNTPGNPTGAVFDENTLKMIADIARDHDIFVLSDEVYEKIIYEGKHLSIASFDGMHDRTVTVNGFSKAYAMTGWRVGYASAPPEVIDAMLKIQQHSTSCATSFAQYGALEALKGPQECIAEMVNEFKTRRDLIVDGLESMGLECKKPDGAFYLFVNVARFGDGMSVAERLLNEGYVAVTPGSAFGPHSEDYIRISYATSQARISEGLDRMREVLV; via the coding sequence ATGCCCTCAGAACGAGTCAACAGGATAGAAGAATCCGCGACGCTCAGAATATCCGACCTGGCGAATAAACTGAAAAGGGCTGGAAAGGACGTCATCAGTTTTAGCGTTGGCGAGCCCGACTTTGTCACTCCACAGCACATCATAGACGCTGCAAAGAAGGCGCTGGATGAAGGAAGGACACACTACACGCCGAGTGCGGGCATACCCGAGCTGAGAGAGGCGATAGCCAATAAGTTCAAAGAGAACGGCATCAGCGTATCTCCGAATGAAGTCATCGTAACACCCGGGGCGAAGCAGGCGATCTTTGAGGCAGTGCTTTCCATACTAGGAGATGGAGACGAAGTGATATTATTCGACCCTGCCTGGGTTTCGTATGAGTCCTGCATAAAACTGGCAGGTGCAAGGCCCGCGTGGATCAAGACAGGTGAAGAAAAAGGCTTTGTGCCAGATGATTTCCTGGAGTCCATCAGCAGAAAAACAAAACTGATCATCGTGAACACGCCAGGCAATCCAACCGGGGCAGTTTTTGATGAGAATACGCTCAAGATGATTGCGGATATTGCAAGGGACCATGACATATTCGTGCTTTCCGATGAGGTATATGAAAAGATCATCTATGAAGGAAAACATCTCAGCATTGCTTCCTTTGATGGCATGCACGATAGAACCGTCACGGTCAATGGTTTTTCCAAGGCGTATGCAATGACTGGCTGGCGAGTGGGATATGCATCCGCCCCGCCAGAGGTCATAGATGCCATGCTCAAGATACAGCAGCACTCAACGAGCTGCGCAACGTCTTTTGCGCAATATGGCGCTTTAGAGGCATTGAAAGGTCCGCAGGAATGTATCGCAGAGATGGTGAATGAATTTAAAACACGCAGAGACCTCATCGTTGACGGACTCGAGTCGATGGGTTTGGAGTGCAAAAAGCCAGATGGTGCATTCTATCTGTTCGTGAACGTCGCTCGATTCGGAGATGGTATGAGCGTCGCAGAACGTTTGCTAAATGAAGGGTATGTCGCTGTCACGCCTGGGTCTGCATTTGGGCCCCATAGTGAAGACTATATCAGAATTTCATATGCCACTTCCCAGGCGCGCATTTCAGAGGGATTGGACAGAATGAGAGAGGTGTTGGTGTGA
- the ribH gene encoding 6,7-dimethyl-8-ribityllumazine synthase, with protein MNKIRLGFVVSEFNRDLTHQMELLGREHAEFLGAPVVRTLLVPGVYDMPLAAKKLAKDNGVDAIVALGCVIEGTTEHDEVIMQQTSRKLMDLSLDFEKPVALGISGPGMSRLEAHERVDYAKRAVESAVKMVRRMRE; from the coding sequence ATGAATAAAATCAGGCTTGGATTTGTCGTGTCGGAATTTAACAGAGACCTGACGCACCAAATGGAGTTGTTGGGAAGGGAGCATGCTGAATTTCTCGGAGCGCCAGTGGTACGAACTCTTCTGGTACCAGGTGTTTATGACATGCCTCTGGCTGCGAAGAAATTGGCTAAGGATAACGGCGTCGACGCAATCGTTGCTCTTGGCTGTGTTATTGAAGGCACAACAGAACACGATGAAGTCATCATGCAGCAAACGTCCAGAAAGCTCATGGATTTATCGCTGGATTTTGAGAAACCCGTTGCATTGGGCATATCCGGTCCAGGAATGAGCAGGCTGGAGGCGCACGAGCGCGTTGATTATGCGAAGAGGGCAGTAGAGTCAGCGGTGAAGATGGTACGGCGAATGCGTGAATGA
- the ribC gene encoding riboflavin synthase gives MKVGIADTTFARFDMGTAAIDELKKNASMRIERYTVPGIKDLPAAAKKLIEERKCDIVMALGMPGATPIDKTCAHEASLGLIQAQLMTNTHIIEVFVHEDEAKDDKMLAELAGRRTREHAQNVIKLLLKPKLLEKDAGMGKRQGSEDVGPLRL, from the coding sequence ATGAAGGTCGGCATCGCAGATACAACGTTCGCGCGCTTTGATATGGGCACTGCCGCTATCGATGAGCTGAAAAAGAATGCATCGATGCGCATCGAAAGATATACGGTGCCTGGCATCAAGGACCTGCCTGCTGCAGCCAAGAAACTGATCGAGGAGCGCAAGTGTGATATCGTGATGGCACTTGGAATGCCTGGCGCTACGCCAATAGACAAGACCTGTGCACATGAAGCATCTCTTGGCTTAATTCAGGCGCAACTGATGACGAACACGCATATTATAGAGGTGTTCGTTCATGAGGACGAGGCGAAAGACGATAAAATGTTAGCAGAGTTAGCAGGTCGCAGAACCAGGGAGCATGCGCAGAACGTCATTAAGTTGTTGCTCAAACCAAAACTGCTTGAAAAAGATGCAGGGATGGGCAAAAGGCAGGGAAGCGAAGATGTGGGACCTTTGAGGTTATAG